The stretch of DNA ATGTACTTCTTGCCCCTTTTGTTATGATTGTAGCATGCTTGATCATTATGTGTTTCAAATATGATTGGAAGCTCGGGATTTATGGCGTGACAATGCTAGCAACTATCTTATCTTTTGGAACTCCACTTTCAATGCCACGATTTCTGCCTTTTATTTTTCCAATTTGGCTCAATATAAAAACAAGAAATTTCCTTATCGCTTTAGTAATATGTGCTATCTTCTATATTCATAGTCTAGCAATCTGGCTTCTATTTTCTAATAATGTATGGATTGGTTAAGTGCGCACACTTCGTTCTATCAATCGATATTTATTCTTTCTTGAAAGGATTTTAAAATTCAATATTATGAATCATCTTTTCCCCACATCTTGGGATAAGTTCCAGCTAACATAATCACCCTATCTGTTTTAGCCATTAATCCTGATTCTTTTTCAACCATACCTTCACTCGATTCCAATGCTTTGGCTATGGCTATTACTTCTTCCTTTAATGTAAACAGGGCAACTGTTTGCTCCTTCTCTATTCCTGAAGTAAGTTTGACTATGCCAGGTGCTGCGAGACTTGCCCCATGACAGATAGAGTCGACAGTGGAATCTTTAACGTAAATTTTGGGCATATGATCAAACGCTTTCTCCACTGGAAAAATAGCTTTCCTGAGTTTATCTTCATCACCTTTCTCCTTGTAAGTTGTTGTAGCATCCAGTAGATCATACAAAGTGACTATTCCTTCCGATTCATTAAATGGACCGGCTCTAGTTCTTCGTAGCTCTCTCATATGCGCTCCACAACCAAGAACATCTCCAATGTCGGAACATAGTTTCCGAATATATGTTCCTGATTCGCAAGTCACTTTGAATAATGCAAGTCTATCCTCGATTTCTATTATGTCTATATCGTAAATTGTTCTTTTTCTCAAAACTCTCTTCACAGAAGCCCTCAATGGCGGCCGTTGGAAAATTTCCCCAATAAACTCTTTGAGTACTTTACGTACCTTTTTTTCCTCGATCTTATCATGTAATTGCATTAGGCAGATATATTCCTTCCCAGAAAAAAGGAAAGCCCTTGTTGCTTTGGTTGCATCTTCTAGAGTTATAGGTAATACGCCAGACACCATGGGATCTTCCCGGTATTAAAAACCTCTAGGGTCCCTCCATGTCCGGCATGTTTAACACCAAGTAACTTCTTAACCCAAGATGTAACTTCCTGGCTAGATGGTTTTCTTGGCTTGTCAAGATTTATTAAACCGAAACGAATATGTTGCGATATGGGTCTTTTGTATGGTGGCGTCCCATAATCTGGGTTAGTCTCCGATTCTTCTCTCACAATTATGTCCTTATTAATTTTCCATGAAACTTGGTCCATAATTTTATATCCTTCTTAATTTCCAAACTGTAAAGGAGATCAAATTTGGATGAATAACTTAAAGTTTTAGCATTTAAGTTGTAGATAAAAAACGATCAAATATTATAATTAGCTAAGGACCATGACCGATGCTGAAAGAATGAAATCTTGTTCACTTTTTGATCTCTTTAGATTTCAAGAAATCTAACTTCTTTGCCTTTTTCAAAGCATCTATGACTTCCTTATCAGTAGATCCTTTCTTAATGTCAACAGTTTCTTCAGTAGGAATTAAATGCTTAATGTTAGCTCTTCTTCTCTTTACTCCGTTGACCTCTTTTGGACCTGTAATTAGTGTAAAATTCTTGTCAATTATGTCTACAATTATGCATTTCTGTTCCGCTTCTCTTCCAATAGTTTTGATGCATATCATTCCAACTTCAATCGATTTCATGTTTGAATTTACCTCTTCTTAAAGCTCTTTGTAAGGTAGCCTTTAATCATAGCCTCCAAAGTTTTTATGGTTTCTTCCTTCCTAAGTAAAGAAGTATCAAATATTAAGTCGTATATAGATACATCGCTTACGTCAATATTATAGTATTTTTCATATCTCTCTTTCTCAATTTTTTCTCTAATAGCTGTTCTTTTCTTAGCTTCATCTAAAGATATTTTTTCTCTTCCAGCTATTCTCTTTATTCTGACTTTTTCTGGGGCTGTTAAAAGAATTTTCATATCTGCTACATCTTTTAACATCCAAGGAGCCAACTGGCCCTCAGCAATAGCATCACCTTTCTCCGCCTCTATTTTGATAAAATCATCAATTTCAAGATCTATGCTAGGATCTTCGTCAGCTAATTTAGAGAATTCTTGTAAAGTTAGGGTTTTCCTTTTGGCCATTTGCCTGAAGGCTTTCCCAGCTGAAATATATCTCAATTTAAAATGCTTGGCTAATGCTTTAGCAACTGTTGATTTTCCTATTCCATGCAGTCCACCTATCGCTATTATTGGACTCAATTAGAAAAATCATCCTATTATATGCGATGATTTGCTTGTTTAGACTTCTGGATTTACATTAAGAATTCTGGATAAGGGTAGACTGAAAGAGAAAGAACAGAGAATGTACCATGATATGAAACGAAGTTCTTCGCCAAGCAATATAGGAAATGTAAATGGTGATAAAGCGACTGTTTCGCCTCTGAAAAATGTATTTAGAACATAGAATAAAATCCAAAAAGGACCAAGATATATGAAACTAACTTTCATTCTATCCCACATCATTCTGCTTTGAAGCTGCATTATGCCCTTCTGTTTGTTAGTGGCTTTAGCAATTTTTTTCTGATCACCACTTTTTCTAGCTTCATCAAATTCCTTTCTCCAAGTTGTAACTTGGGCCATAACGTTCCTCATCTTATCAACATCTACTAAAAATCGATTCAATATATTTGTAGTTGTAGCTAGTACCATAGCAATTCCCATTATTAAAAAAGTTGAATCTGGTATAGATGCATATGGGCTCAAAGCATTCATTAAATAATCCATTATTCCGCCAAAATCTACCATTTCAATCACCTAGTTGCTCAATTATTGAATTAAATAAATCATTCGCAACCTTTTTTTGTTTTCCATGTTCATTCATTAAAATCTTCACCGGGATACCAACAAGTGTTGAACATGCTGATGCTAGGTAACGCGACCACTCTAATCCAAGCTCTATCTCCTGTATTGATTGACTATCTCTATCCCTGCTGTTATCTAATCCCCTTCTTTTCAATATATCCTTTGGGGCTGTTTCTATTAATATTAATAGATGTGGATTTAATTTTTTTAACACATCGTATGGAAGGCCAGGCAGAAATCCGGCTTTCGTATTTATGGCCATATGAGTATCGACTATTATTATGCTTTTTCCACCTTTTTTTGCGATAATGTCAGCTGCTTTAAGCTGAATTTTTTTTTGAGAACCCATTTTTTGGGTTCTTATTTCGTCTCTATTAAGGTCTTTACCTTTATCTTCTAGAATAGAATTCATAATTGAGCCATAGTTTATAATAGAAGCTTTGACTTTGCACTTTTTGGCGATTTTTTCGAACTCATTTAATACAGCAGTCTTCCCTACACCAGGTATGCCGGTGACTAGAACTAAACCCTTCATTAGGAAGTTATCCTCACTTACCAAGAAAGCCTCTCATTGCCGGATACATATCGCTGATTCTTTCTCGAACTAAGAGTTGATAATATTGTTCAATAATTCCTACTGTAAGCAGAATGCCCATTCCTGATCCAAATGCTCCTAAGAAATCTGCAAAAACAGCTATCGAACCCACTATAATTCCACCGAGTACTGTTACAGTAGGTATGTACCTTCTAAGAATCTGTTGAATTGGAATTGGAGACCTTCTAAAACCTTCGACTTGCATTCCAGAATCAAGAAGCTGTTTCGATACAGTTTTCACATCCATTCCACCTACTTCAACCCAAGTTATTGAGAAGAAAACACAGACTGCGATAAAGAGTAACGCATATACCCCTGCTCTTAATGGGCCCTCAAACACTTCCAGCAAACTTCTTGGTGCTGTTAAATAATAAACTAATCCACCAATTGGTATTGGTCCCCCTTCTTCTGTAGAGAATTGAGCTAGCAAATTGAGCCAAAAGTTAGTGTTTTCCGGATTGACTCGCTGCCAAAGAATTTGGCCGATAAAATAGGCGTTGCCAAATAAAGCAGCTGCAAATATGACAGGAATGTTTGAAGGGTAAAGGAGCTTTATTGGATACTTACCTCTAAAACCTCTGTATTTCGCATAAGAAACTGGGATATTTATTCTGTAACCGTTCAGATAAATTACAATAACAAAAACGCCTAATGTCGTAATAAGACCAATCATGTTTGGTAATCCAGGACGAAGAAAGATATCTTTAATTCCTTCACCCATTGGAATAGATTGGAAAAATGCTATCAATGCGCCATAATACTTATTATCGTCCATCGGACCTATCGGTGCTATGCAATCCCACCAGATCCTTTGAGCTACACCAGCTGCTATAAATAGACTAATTCCACTTCCAAGACCCCATCCTTTCTGCAAAAGTTCATCCATTAACATTACCATGATTCCAGCAGCCAATAATTGTAGTAGGATCGCAGTTTGTATTGTGTAATCTATTTGTCCATATGCTCCACCAATAATGTAGGCTAGAGCTTCAAATAATGTCATAAATATAGCAAGGACTTTGCTAGCTCCTGTAAAAAGCGATCTATCTTGTGGGTTGGACATATCTATATCGATCATCTTAGACCCTGAAAGTATCTGGAGTATTAAGCCTGCAGTGACAATTGGTCCTATTCCAAGTTCCATTAATGTGCCTCTGCTTGAGGCGAAAATTACTCTAAGCGCTCCTAAAGGATCACCAGTACCAGCACCACCAACACCGTATAGAGGGATCTCTGCCATTATCAAATATATTACTAGAACGATTCCAGTCCAGAACAATTTCTCATTGAAAGCTACCTTTCTATCAGGAGACTTGATCTCTGGCAGATATCGAACTAATGGCTTGAAAGTTTCGATAAATCTTACCAATTGTGAACTACACCTTAGCCTTATTCTTTACTAATAGAAATTATCGAACCGCCAGCTTCTTCAATTTTTTTTGCAGCGTTCTCTGAACATTTCATAACCTTAATGTCAATTGGCCTTGAAATTTTTCCACTGCCTAGTAGTTTTTCGTAACCAAGTTTTGTAAGATCAATCTCTATTTTTTGTCCTTTTTTTTCTGCTAATCCTTGTGCTATCAATTTATCTACTTTACTATCCAATTCACCAATGTTTATTGGGGGTTTTTTATTTATGTCATTAATTGGACTAAAACCAATTTTTCTTCGTGTTAGCCCGTACCGAATTACATATGTCCAGTTATGCTTACGCATACCAGATTTACCTCTGCCCCCCTTCATACCTCCATCTCTATGCTGTCCTGAAGTGCCCCAGCCACAAGTTCTGGAACCACGTTGTTTCCTTACTCTTCTTTTTCTTGTAGCCATTTTTAATTTCCGCCAGATAATGTTTCTTTATAGAGATGGATTCAAAATCTATCGAATAATTATGAAACCCAATCCTTAGGAGTAATAACATGATAAGTATCTTTTAAACAGTTGAATATAGCAAAAGATGTTGAAGAAAGGGTGCTCGTTGATCCATAGCTCCTAGTCCAACAATCCTTTATCCCGGCTAAAGTCAATATGTTTTTGGGGACTTCGCCACCGACTAAACCTAAACCTCTGGGAGCAGGATGTAATTCAAATGTTACACTACCACATTTGCCCCTAACCTTAAATGGAAGCGAGTGAGGTTGTTTGCAACCACACTCCCAACTTCCGCATCCACGTTTGAGTGGAACAATATTTAATTTTGCTTGAGTAGTGGCTTTATTTATAGCCATCCTAACTTGAGGAGCCTTTCCTTCTCCAACTCCAATGTATCCATCATTATTACCAACGACCACTATGGCCTTGAATCTAGATTTTTCTCCAGCATCAGTCTGTTTTTGTACGAATCCAATGCCTAAGACTTCCTGTTTAATTTCAGGTAATAACACATCAACTATTTCAGGCTCCATTATTCTTTGACCTTGTGTAAATATATCCTCCAATGAAGTCAGCTTTCCTTCTTGTACCAATTTTCCAATTTTGGTCTTCGGAACCCAACCAGCTTCAGTCTGTGAACTCTGTGAACTCTGTCTATACCCCTTTTTATACCTCATCTTATATGCACCAAAATAAATAATTAAACTCGAATCATTTTCTTCTTAGAAGCTTGTGAGCTTCAATATATTCTTTCAAATGAGACTTACTTCTGAAAGCTCCACCTTTCGACATGTTTATTAGTTTCCTATAAGTGTTTCTCGTGATCATTCTTTTCTCCACCAATTCCCTTGACCCCTTTCTTAAGGCCCTAATCTTCTTAATCCAAAGCCTCTTTTTAGTAATTTTTGAACCCTTTCTACTACCGGCGCCTTTCCTTAATTTTCTTCCCCTGCCCTTACTTATACCTAATTGAGCCTTTCGTCTTATGACGCCCTCGTGAACAAGTCTTCTTATCTCATTCTTTGTTATTGCATTCTCAATTCTATCTAGTTGCTCCGGATCCATCCACACTCTATTTTGTCCCGCCTTTAATAATTGGGCAGCTATTCTTTTTTGACTCTTCAAATCCATAAAAGATCACTTTTTCGTTTTCTCTTTTTCTTTTTCAATGTCCTCCTCTTCTGTAATACTCTCCCCGGTCTCTGGGATCTCCTCTTTTTCCTCCATTAGTCTTGGATTCAAAATTTTAAGATCCATTGTATCTGCTTTTTCGATTATAATCATTCTTTTCCTTTCACCAACACATGCTGCAATCCTTACGGCTTGTTTTTTTGGATCCGCTCCTTCCAGATCTTCAGGTCTATGGACCAATATCTCTCTTAATCCAGATGGATGAATATTTCTTAGTATTTTTGGAATCCCAAAACTAGCGGAGTTCAATCTGGGCCATCCTCGCCTCTGGAGTCTCATACAACTAGTTACCCCCGGGGGCCTTCTCCAAGACGATTTTATTCGTTTATAACGCCAACTCTCTTGTCTAATAATTCGTGGTCTATTCATCTTCATTTTATTCCGAAGGTTGATTGCTTTCTTTTTTTCAGACTCCATCTATTCAACATCACTTCTTCTCGCTAATATAGATTCCATCAAGAAAAACTCTTTGATCCTTATCTCTAATCTTTGTTGCAACTTCCATATTGGAAGCTGTCTGGCTAACGTCTTTTATGTTAATTCCTTCGACTGTTATTTCATCGTCTGTAACTTTCACATTAACATCACCAATTATTTTCGCAATTCTTGGATTCTTCTCACCTATAAAATTTTCAATTATGATCTTCTTTTCTTGCTCCTGGACTTTTATGGTAACGGGAAAATGCGCGTGAACCGTCCTCAATTTATAGATGAAACCCTCTGTCACTCCTTTTATCATATTCTTAAGAGTTGCTGCAGCTGTCCCTACTATCGCGATCTCTTTTTTCTTGGGCCAAGATGCTGATATTACTGCTTTTTGTTTATCTATTGAAATATCAACAGGCATATGTGAGAAATCTTCAGATAGATTGCCTTTCGGTCCCGTAACAGTGACCTTCTTTTCAGCAATATTCATATTAATATTCTCAGGGATCTCTACAATTCTTTCAATAATCTCCATTAAAAGACACCGCCTTAGCTATTCATGAGTATTTCTTAAATCCTAATGTATTAGCAATCTCCCTAAAGCATTGTCTACATAGATATAATCCATATTTTCTTATCACAGCACCTTGTTGTCCACATCTTCGGCAAGGGTGGCTGGCTTTACCAAATTTTCTTTCCTTTTTTGGTTTTTGTTTCATCATTGCTTCCTTTCTGTTATTTCTGCTTCAAAATTCTCTTGGATAAAATCCATCGCTTCATCTTTGGTGATTAAGTGTTTATTACCAACTTGCGATCCTCTAATCCTTCGTCTTTTAACTCTATAACCCAATCTTTCTAAAGTTACATTAACATCCATTCCAAATATCCCAAGCACAGGATCATATCTAGTTCCTGGTATCTCTATATGCTCTTTAATTCCTAATGAAAAGTTACCGAATCCGTCGAAGCTTGAAGCTTTTAATTTATTTTCAACGGCTTCCAAAGCTTTTTTCAAGAAATCACTGGCTCTCTCATTTCTCAATGTTACTAAGCAAGCTATTGGTTCGCCCTTTCTTATTCCAAAGTCCTTTATAGTTTGTTTGGCCTTTCTAGTACAGACCTTTTGATCGGTCAATTGATTTAAAACCTGCTTTGCTCTTTCTAAGGGCTCCCCTGATGCTCCCACACTGATGCTAGCAATTACTTTTTCAATTCTGATTTTTTTCATTTGATTTATCTCTGGTTCTGGCTTGGTTTCCATTGTAACTCAACTATTAAGATCTTTATTGATTCTTACTTTTTTCCTTACTCT from Candidatus Bathyarchaeota archaeon encodes:
- a CDS encoding 50S ribosomal protein L15, which gives rise to MATRKRRVRKQRGSRTCGWGTSGQHRDGGMKGGRGKSGMRKHNWTYVIRYGLTRRKIGFSPINDINKKPPINIGELDSKVDKLIAQGLAEKKGQKIEIDLTKLGYEKLLGSGKISRPIDIKVMKCSENAAKKIEEAGGSIISISKE
- a CDS encoding adenylate kinase codes for the protein MVSEDNFLMKGLVLVTGIPGVGKTAVLNEFEKIAKKCKVKASIINYGSIMNSILEDKGKDLNRDEIRTQKMGSQKKIQLKAADIIAKKGGKSIIIVDTHMAINTKAGFLPGLPYDVLKKLNPHLLILIETAPKDILKRRGLDNSRDRDSQSIQEIELGLEWSRYLASACSTLVGIPVKILMNEHGKQKKVANDLFNSIIEQLGD
- a CDS encoding EMC3/TMCO1 family protein → MVDFGGIMDYLMNALSPYASIPDSTFLIMGIAMVLATTTNILNRFLVDVDKMRNVMAQVTTWRKEFDEARKSGDQKKIAKATNKQKGIMQLQSRMMWDRMKVSFIYLGPFWILFYVLNTFFRGETVALSPFTFPILLGEELRFISWYILCSFSFSLPLSRILNVNPEV
- a CDS encoding 30S ribosomal protein S5 → MRYKKGYRQSSQSSQTEAGWVPKTKIGKLVQEGKLTSLEDIFTQGQRIMEPEIVDVLLPEIKQEVLGIGFVQKQTDAGEKSRFKAIVVVGNNDGYIGVGEGKAPQVRMAINKATTQAKLNIVPLKRGCGSWECGCKQPHSLPFKVRGKCGSVTFELHPAPRGLGLVGGEVPKNILTLAGIKDCWTRSYGSTSTLSSTSFAIFNCLKDTYHVITPKDWVS
- the secY gene encoding preprotein translocase subunit SecY → MVRFIETFKPLVRYLPEIKSPDRKVAFNEKLFWTGIVLVIYLIMAEIPLYGVGGAGTGDPLGALRVIFASSRGTLMELGIGPIVTAGLILQILSGSKMIDIDMSNPQDRSLFTGASKVLAIFMTLFEALAYIIGGAYGQIDYTIQTAILLQLLAAGIMVMLMDELLQKGWGLGSGISLFIAAGVAQRIWWDCIAPIGPMDDNKYYGALIAFFQSIPMGEGIKDIFLRPGLPNMIGLITTLGVFVIVIYLNGYRINIPVSYAKYRGFRGKYPIKLLYPSNIPVIFAAALFGNAYFIGQILWQRVNPENTNFWLNLLAQFSTEEGGPIPIGGLVYYLTAPRSLLEVFEGPLRAGVYALLFIAVCVFFSITWVEVGGMDVKTVSKQLLDSGMQVEGFRRSPIPIQQILRRYIPTVTVLGGIIVGSIAVFADFLGAFGSGMGILLTVGIIEQYYQLLVRERISDMYPAMRGFLGK
- a CDS encoding 50S ribosomal protein L14e, whose translation is MKSIEVGMICIKTIGREAEQKCIIVDIIDKNFTLITGPKEVNGVKRRRANIKHLIPTEETVDIKKGSTDKEVIDALKKAKKLDFLKSKEIKK
- a CDS encoding AAA family ATPase: MSPIIAIGGLHGIGKSTVAKALAKHFKLRYISAGKAFRQMAKRKTLTLQEFSKLADEDPSIDLEIDDFIKIEAEKGDAIAEGQLAPWMLKDVADMKILLTAPEKVRIKRIAGREKISLDEAKKRTAIREKIEKERYEKYYNIDVSDVSIYDLIFDTSLLRKEETIKTLEAMIKGYLTKSFKKR
- a CDS encoding 50S ribosomal protein L19e; amino-acid sequence: MDLKSQKRIAAQLLKAGQNRVWMDPEQLDRIENAITKNEIRRLVHEGVIRRKAQLGISKGRGRKLRKGAGSRKGSKITKKRLWIKKIRALRKGSRELVEKRMITRNTYRKLINMSKGGAFRSKSHLKEYIEAHKLLRRK
- a CDS encoding 50S ribosomal protein L5; the encoded protein is METKPEPEINQMKKIRIEKVIASISVGASGEPLERAKQVLNQLTDQKVCTRKAKQTIKDFGIRKGEPIACLVTLRNERASDFLKKALEAVENKLKASSFDGFGNFSLGIKEHIEIPGTRYDPVLGIFGMDVNVTLERLGYRVKRRRIRGSQVGNKHLITKDEAMDFIQENFEAEITERKQ
- a CDS encoding 50S ribosomal protein L6 gives rise to the protein MEIIERIVEIPENINMNIAEKKVTVTGPKGNLSEDFSHMPVDISIDKQKAVISASWPKKKEIAIVGTAAATLKNMIKGVTEGFIYKLRTVHAHFPVTIKVQEQEKKIIIENFIGEKNPRIAKIIGDVNVKVTDDEITVEGINIKDVSQTASNMEVATKIRDKDQRVFLDGIYISEKK
- a CDS encoding 30S ribosomal protein S14; translation: MMKQKPKKERKFGKASHPCRRCGQQGAVIRKYGLYLCRQCFREIANTLGFKKYS
- a CDS encoding 50S ribosomal protein L32e, whose translation is MESEKKKAINLRNKMKMNRPRIIRQESWRYKRIKSSWRRPPGVTSCMRLQRRGWPRLNSASFGIPKILRNIHPSGLREILVHRPEDLEGADPKKQAVRIAACVGERKRMIIIEKADTMDLKILNPRLMEEKEEIPETGESITEEEDIEKEKEKTKK